One Desulfovibrionales bacterium genomic region harbors:
- a CDS encoding flagellar hook capping FlgD N-terminal domain-containing protein: MDINGLGMATSASQTQSGGGQVLDKDSFLKLFVAQMEHQDPLNPMEAYEFSAQLAQFSSLEQLYNLNENMTNLIAYQTSQNNLQLLSLIDKKVEVVTDKLTLQEGKATEAYYELTEEATSCVINIYDENGTNVRSLNLGSGDAGSYTLAWDGLDQRGTILPDGRYYFDVVAKDAAGQEVAVNTSICGRITGLDFDGGLTMLVMEDGSKIGVADVVRVVNTPADVSGEEANS, encoded by the coding sequence ATGGATATAAACGGACTGGGAATGGCCACTTCGGCCAGTCAAACACAATCCGGGGGTGGCCAGGTCCTGGATAAGGATTCTTTTTTAAAGCTCTTTGTGGCCCAGATGGAACATCAAGACCCGCTCAATCCTATGGAGGCCTATGAGTTTTCGGCGCAACTCGCCCAGTTCAGCAGTCTGGAGCAGCTCTATAACTTGAACGAAAATATGACTAACCTGATAGCCTACCAGACCTCGCAGAATAACCTGCAACTCCTTTCCTTAATAGATAAGAAGGTAGAAGTGGTAACGGATAAGCTCACACTGCAAGAAGGAAAGGCAACTGAAGCCTATTATGAATTAACGGAAGAAGCAACCTCTTGCGTCATCAATATCTATGATGAAAACGGCACGAATGTGCGCAGCCTCAACCTTGGGTCCGGGGATGCCGGTAGTTATACGCTGGCCTGGGATGGCCTGGACCAGAGGGGCACCATTCTCCCTGATGGCCGTTATTATTTCGATGTCGTAGCTAAAGACGCCGCCGGGCAGGAGGTCGCGGTTAATACCTCCATCTGCGGCCGTATCACCGGTCTGGACTTTGATGGCGGCCTGACCATGCTGGTAATGGAAGACGGATCAAAGATCGGCGTGGCTGATGTGGTCAGGGTCGTAAACACGCCAGCCGATGTTAGCGGTGAAGAGGCAAACAGTTAG
- a CDS encoding flagellar hook-length control protein FliK: MLYTTPTLTGISDGAFTGKLEAPATKGGESASFLSFLNNSSSPTRNCLGGSVQRGGRTGISEKGSLLSPVPGGKLCRNDLRHILRSLKDTLKETSLCGTGLVIEHPDELMLAEFLRACGLKEAELSQATAKMKGEGEEYNINILFAMLDPQALQDKAQAEGHESLLSPQHRMTLSDLSAISSMLEGFGLTPQEIKDISEKCLTEDGFVKIGQLVKTLQEECKRPLSGMPLEEWHEGSLANLLAKLGLTEEEIRKIAVEAGLSDKSFSLPKLVSILDKTTEVVERKQNPIDADSFFHNLEHLLNKIKLETEVKPAGDSRMAALRSWQDRWLERLREVRAGLDLKEQALTLDSWSNGKLSVEGRIAPVWLEEMAEQWAHSEKLVQKPLFILDGAPPASAANNMSSAAKDTIRPVVYPEDIFSQITGRLSGSLRLKEDQVIIKLFPPHLGEVKVDLVFKNDQLHTTFTLDNYRVKEIVESSLPQLRTALSEQGIKMGECNVELSQDFRQFFREHEPYAGHDRRPWPLYRDEDEYYAGGEGRESVPINSPTSLIQGIDLFA, translated from the coding sequence TTGCTATATACAACGCCTACTTTGACCGGAATATCAGATGGCGCATTCACCGGGAAACTTGAGGCCCCGGCAACAAAAGGTGGAGAGAGCGCCTCGTTCCTGTCTTTTTTAAATAACAGTTCCTCTCCGACCAGAAATTGTCTTGGCGGGTCGGTTCAACGTGGGGGACGGACGGGTATCAGTGAAAAAGGGTCCCTGTTAAGTCCTGTTCCCGGGGGAAAGCTTTGTCGTAATGACCTGCGCCATATTCTCCGGTCGTTAAAAGACACACTTAAAGAGACAAGCTTATGCGGAACCGGCCTGGTGATAGAGCATCCAGACGAGCTTATGCTTGCCGAGTTCTTACGTGCCTGCGGCCTGAAAGAAGCCGAACTTTCTCAGGCTACAGCAAAAATGAAAGGCGAAGGGGAAGAATACAACATCAATATCCTGTTTGCCATGCTGGACCCGCAGGCCTTACAGGACAAGGCGCAAGCGGAAGGCCATGAATCCCTCCTCTCTCCACAGCACCGCATGACCCTTTCGGATCTATCGGCCATAAGCTCCATGCTGGAGGGTTTTGGGCTGACGCCGCAAGAGATAAAGGACATTTCGGAGAAGTGTCTGACAGAGGACGGCTTTGTAAAAATTGGCCAACTGGTGAAAACGCTGCAAGAGGAATGTAAGCGTCCTCTATCCGGTATGCCCCTTGAGGAATGGCATGAGGGTTCTCTTGCTAATCTGCTCGCTAAACTGGGTCTGACTGAGGAAGAAATCCGTAAGATTGCCGTTGAGGCCGGCCTAAGCGATAAAAGTTTTTCTCTCCCGAAGCTCGTTTCTATACTGGACAAGACCACCGAGGTCGTAGAACGGAAACAAAATCCCATTGATGCAGATAGTTTTTTCCACAACCTGGAGCACCTTCTCAACAAAATAAAGCTTGAAACAGAGGTCAAACCTGCCGGAGACAGCCGTATGGCCGCTCTCCGTTCCTGGCAGGACAGGTGGCTGGAGAGGCTCAGAGAAGTAAGGGCCGGGCTTGATCTGAAAGAACAAGCGCTCACGTTAGATAGCTGGTCCAATGGAAAGCTGTCTGTGGAGGGTAGAATAGCCCCGGTCTGGTTGGAGGAAATGGCCGAACAATGGGCGCACAGCGAAAAGTTGGTGCAGAAACCGCTCTTCATATTAGACGGAGCACCGCCGGCGTCAGCGGCAAATAACATGAGTAGTGCGGCAAAAGACACTATAAGGCCGGTTGTTTATCCGGAGGATATTTTCTCGCAGATTACCGGCCGTCTCTCCGGTTCACTTCGCCTGAAGGAAGATCAGGTGATTATTAAGCTTTTCCCGCCGCACCTGGGCGAAGTAAAGGTCGACCTGGTTTTCAAAAACGACCAGCTCCATACCACATTTACTCTTGATAATTACAGAGTAAAGGAGATAGTGGAGAGCAGCCTGCCGCAACTCAGAACGGCCTTGTCCGAACAGGGCATCAAAATGGGGGAGTGCAATGTGGAATTGAGCCAGGATTTTCGCCAATTTTTCAGAGAACATGAACCGTATGCAGGGCATGATCGCAGACCATGGCCATTATATCGTGATGAAGACGAGTATTATGCCGGGGGAGAAGGGAGAGAATCCGTACCTATTAATTCCCCCACGTCCCTGATACAGGGGATTGACCTATTTGCCTGA
- the fliJ gene encoding flagellar export protein FliJ: MKKLFYELIGFAMRYSFKFETLLNYKKRLEEVAQQVLAQKMTELAEAEQKLNRLRTREKECLFELIEKRTKGIPAAQHLLYINYLNLLAKDIAAQEEVVQASTRAVEEARQKLLKLSREKKMVEKLKKKDFDAFTQEMIRLEQKENDELVLIRRQAKDVFSEGRGHA, from the coding sequence GTGAAAAAGCTTTTTTACGAATTGATCGGGTTTGCTATGCGCTATTCTTTTAAATTTGAGACCTTGCTAAATTACAAGAAACGCCTGGAGGAGGTCGCCCAGCAGGTACTGGCTCAAAAGATGACCGAGCTGGCAGAGGCAGAACAGAAGCTGAATCGGCTAAGAACCCGGGAAAAGGAATGTCTGTTTGAGTTGATAGAAAAAAGGACAAAAGGCATCCCGGCAGCGCAGCATTTACTTTATATAAACTACCTTAACCTGTTGGCTAAGGACATCGCCGCACAGGAAGAAGTGGTGCAGGCATCAACCCGGGCGGTTGAAGAGGCCAGGCAGAAGCTTCTCAAGTTGTCCAGGGAAAAGAAGATGGTCGAGAAATTAAAGAAAAAAGATTTTGACGCCTTTACGCAGGAGATGATACGTCTGGAACAGAAAGAAAACGATGAATTGGTTCTTATAAGGCGTCAGGCTAAGGATGTGTTTTCAGAAGGACGGGGACATGCGTAG
- the fliI gene encoding flagellar protein export ATPase FliI, with translation MTPASNPAINWGAYRQAVEEAKTISVQGVVTQVIGMVIEGRGPGMAVGGICEIDLKNNGSSIPAEVVGFRNDRVLLMPLGEMRGIEPGSRIRLKQQSPNIKTGQTLLGRVIDGLGNQIDQKDRIEYEIDYPLYAEPLNPLLRERISEPVDVGIRAINGLITIGKGQRIGIMSGSGVGKSVLMGMIARHTAADISVIALIGERGREVREFIERDLGEAGLRRSVVVVATSDQPPLIRMRGAYLATAIAEYFRDKGKDVILMMDSITRFAMSYREVGLAIGEPPTSRGYTPSVFAQLPKLLERAGTKRGGGSITGIYTVLVEGDDMNEPIADASRSIIDGHIVLSRDLAHENHYPAIDVLGSISRVMRDITGENQRKNAKKLINILATYRKAEDLINIGAYVKGSNPKIDYAVKMIDKVNAYLQQEVEERVSYGESAAQLAALFAG, from the coding sequence ATGACTCCAGCCAGTAACCCGGCCATTAACTGGGGGGCCTATAGGCAGGCCGTCGAAGAGGCAAAGACCATTAGTGTGCAGGGTGTAGTAACCCAGGTCATCGGCATGGTCATTGAAGGCCGGGGACCAGGTATGGCAGTGGGTGGGATATGTGAGATTGATCTCAAAAATAACGGAAGCAGCATTCCAGCGGAGGTGGTCGGTTTTCGAAACGACCGGGTGCTGCTTATGCCTCTGGGTGAGATGAGGGGCATAGAACCGGGCAGCAGAATAAGGCTTAAACAGCAGAGTCCCAATATCAAGACAGGCCAAACACTCCTGGGGCGGGTTATAGACGGACTCGGGAATCAGATCGATCAAAAGGATCGCATAGAATATGAAATAGATTATCCTCTCTATGCCGAGCCCTTGAACCCTTTACTGCGCGAGCGTATAAGTGAACCGGTAGATGTGGGCATACGGGCTATAAACGGCCTTATTACTATAGGCAAGGGGCAGAGGATCGGTATTATGTCCGGTTCGGGTGTAGGGAAGAGTGTGCTCATGGGGATGATCGCCCGCCATACCGCCGCCGATATCAGCGTCATAGCCCTTATCGGGGAACGGGGCCGGGAGGTAAGAGAATTTATCGAGCGGGATCTGGGAGAGGCAGGCTTAAGGCGTTCGGTAGTGGTGGTGGCCACTTCAGACCAGCCGCCGCTTATAAGGATGCGTGGAGCTTATCTGGCCACAGCCATAGCTGAGTATTTCCGGGACAAAGGCAAAGACGTTATCCTGATGATGGATTCGATAACCCGTTTCGCCATGTCCTACCGGGAAGTTGGGCTGGCTATCGGCGAACCGCCGACCTCGCGCGGATATACCCCCTCCGTCTTTGCTCAACTGCCTAAATTGCTGGAACGGGCCGGGACCAAGCGCGGCGGCGGGAGTATTACGGGTATTTATACCGTGCTGGTCGAGGGAGATGATATGAACGAGCCTATTGCCGATGCCTCACGCTCCATCATAGACGGGCATATTGTCTTATCCCGTGATCTGGCCCATGAGAATCACTATCCGGCTATAGATGTTCTAGGCAGTATCAGCCGGGTGATGCGGGATATTACCGGGGAGAATCAGCGAAAAAACGCCAAGAAACTTATCAATATACTGGCCACATACCGGAAGGCCGAAGACCTCATTAATATCGGGGCATACGTAAAAGGAAGCAACCCCAAAATAGACTATGCCGTCAAGATGATCGATAAGGTTAATGCATATCTGCAACAGGAAGTAGAGGAACGGGTAAGCTATGGCGAAAGCGCCGCTCAACTGGCGGCCTTGTTTGCGGGATAA
- a CDS encoding FliH/SctL family protein, which yields MKQKVGTKRKTDFSFERLEAFLQGNPGDGQGTGKGPGDDEYSAGRQAEKIIRQAREKSVFIEHEAYEKGYAQGEKDGFEFGKEKLIIELQNFARIMREINDLKSSLYKKWEEEILTLTLAIARKVIHHEVITSPELIRYAIREALNHVVENSKVRIRAHPYDFAFVDEIKEDFLRGIAGLKHVEIVEDKNITQGGCLLETEFGDIDVTLDGQLAAVEAAIEKVLKTGKGITNDSSQ from the coding sequence ATGAAGCAAAAAGTAGGTACTAAAAGAAAGACGGATTTTTCTTTCGAAAGACTGGAGGCCTTCCTCCAGGGTAATCCGGGAGATGGCCAGGGGACAGGCAAGGGACCGGGGGATGATGAATATAGCGCCGGGAGGCAGGCCGAAAAAATCATTCGCCAGGCCAGAGAGAAATCCGTTTTTATTGAACACGAGGCCTACGAGAAAGGATACGCCCAGGGAGAAAAGGACGGTTTTGAATTCGGCAAAGAAAAGCTCATAATTGAGTTGCAAAATTTTGCCAGGATAATGCGTGAAATCAACGACCTTAAGTCTTCGCTTTACAAGAAATGGGAGGAAGAGATATTAACTCTGACCCTTGCGATTGCCAGAAAAGTCATCCATCACGAAGTTATCACTTCACCGGAATTGATAAGATACGCCATTAGGGAGGCGCTAAATCACGTGGTGGAAAATTCAAAAGTAAGAATCAGGGCTCATCCCTACGATTTCGCGTTCGTCGATGAGATTAAAGAAGATTTTTTAAGGGGGATTGCCGGGCTAAAGCATGTAGAGATAGTGGAAGACAAAAATATTACGCAGGGCGGTTGCCTGCTGGAAACGGAATTTGGTGATATAGATGTTACTTTAGACGGACAGTTGGCGGCTGTTGAGGCTGCTATAGAAAAGGTTCTGAAAACCGGCAAGGGGATAACGAATGACTCCAGCCAGTAA
- the fliG gene encoding flagellar motor switch protein FliG: MAEKGEKLLSGPQKAAVLLLAMGEEFTAEVFKRLKEDEIKELARQMTKVEPVSGNIVEGLVTEFQGFVSSGSIRGLAVDGNEFFKKAVGHAFKGEQAQSILEEIEQEWKLNFFQKVRKLDSKTVGNFIKSEHPQTIALILAHLEQAQAASIIMELPQNIQADVLMRIAMLEKVNPEVIEEIDKAIQEELTVIGGTEGTHTIGGIQTAAEILNQTDRATEAAIMEQIEEQKQDLADEIRKRMFIFEDLLQVDDRSIMAILKEVSSDELKMALKTASEELKDKVFRNMSSRASEMLKEDMEIAGPARLRDVELAQQAIIKVAKRLESEGKIMLGGKGGEDIFV; the protein is encoded by the coding sequence ATGGCTGAGAAGGGTGAGAAGCTCCTTTCTGGTCCGCAAAAGGCCGCTGTTCTTCTCCTGGCCATGGGAGAGGAATTTACGGCTGAAGTCTTTAAGAGACTGAAAGAAGATGAGATCAAAGAGTTGGCCAGGCAGATGACCAAGGTTGAACCTGTCTCGGGGAATATTGTTGAAGGCCTGGTCACGGAATTCCAGGGTTTTGTCTCTTCCGGATCGATCAGAGGACTGGCGGTAGATGGCAATGAGTTCTTCAAGAAGGCGGTAGGCCATGCCTTTAAGGGCGAACAGGCCCAGAGTATTCTGGAAGAGATTGAACAGGAATGGAAACTTAACTTCTTTCAGAAGGTAAGGAAGTTAGATAGTAAAACGGTTGGTAATTTTATTAAGAGCGAGCATCCCCAGACTATCGCCCTGATTCTTGCGCACCTGGAACAAGCGCAGGCCGCCAGTATCATTATGGAGCTCCCGCAAAATATACAGGCCGATGTATTGATGCGCATTGCCATGCTGGAAAAAGTCAACCCTGAGGTTATTGAAGAGATTGACAAGGCTATTCAGGAAGAGCTGACGGTTATCGGCGGCACAGAGGGAACGCATACTATCGGCGGTATTCAAACGGCCGCGGAGATATTGAATCAGACGGACCGGGCCACGGAAGCAGCCATCATGGAACAGATTGAGGAACAGAAACAGGACCTGGCCGATGAGATTCGCAAGAGAATGTTTATCTTCGAAGACCTCCTGCAGGTGGACGACCGCAGCATAATGGCCATACTTAAAGAGGTCAGCAGTGATGAACTTAAGATGGCCTTAAAGACTGCCTCGGAGGAGCTTAAAGATAAGGTATTCCGTAATATGTCTTCGCGTGCGTCTGAGATGCTTAAGGAAGACATGGAGATCGCCGGGCCGGCAAGATTAAGGGATGTAGAACTGGCCCAGCAGGCGATCATAAAGGTGGCCAAGAGGCTGGAAAGCGAAGGTAAAATTATGCTTGGCGGCAAGGGTGGGGAGGACATTTTTGTATAG